One Tenuifilum sp. 4138str genomic region harbors:
- a CDS encoding GH92 family glycosyl hydrolase, which yields MKPLVLATVLLQAVSLWAQKDPADYVNPFIGTDFHGHTYPGATVPFGMVQLSPDTRLSGWDGCSGYHYTDRVIYGFSHTHLSGTGASDYGDILFAPVVGKSPIFESKKYSSPFNKNNEQAKAGYYSVFLDKYKVKAELTTTARVGFHKYTYAKPNEPAMVIDLSHRDKVLEAWFKVVGKNELRGYRHSSQWAKDQKIYFVARFSEPFALGPKFTDDSGEMNTLVNDDGTVEVHGTKLKAWVLFPKLKNKVLLVKVGISFVSEEGALKNLEAEVPGWDFDGVVEAARKWWNDELSKIQVEGGTPEELTTFYTAMYHAMVVPNIFSDVDGLYRTMDGNVRYANGFTPYTVFSIWDTYRAWHPLMTIIDTKRTSDYINTFLSHYRYGGRLPVWELAANETDCMIGYHSVSVIADAWIKGIRGFDAEYAFQAMKHSANLNHFGLLYYKRYGFIPGDMEHESVSKTLEYAYDDWCIAQMAKGLGKHDDYSTFIKRAQSYKNLYDPDTRLMRPRLNGGFKHNFNPAEVDQHFTEANSWQYSFYVPHDVTGLISLHGGMEKFEAKLDDLFSAPSQLAGRNQVDITGLIGQYAHGNEPSHHMAYLYNYVGKPWKTQQLVKRIMVEMYSHKPDGICGNEDCGQMSAWYIMSAMGFYPLCPGSTQNAIGSPLFPKIAINIENGKKFTVIAENLSNQNIYIQSATLNGKPITRSWIDHTEIMAGGELVLTMDSIPSDTWGTQPVDLPSTSINENPITIAPFLVAASDVFTDTLTVAISSVQPDAQIFYSVEPLDKPLPKTNWKQGNRVTLTESQKIRAFAILPNGQTSAVVEGTYRRVNSIANVQLKSKYSSLYTAGGDLGLVDGVRGAKNFRIGGWQGYQGQDFEAVVDLGEVKPVKQISAGFLQDASPWIMMPREVSFSVSTDGQSFVEVGTIKSDIPENLMDPTIKDFTANVDTKARFVKVYAKAFGPLPSWHESAGEPSWLFIDEITIK from the coding sequence ATGAAACCATTGGTATTAGCAACGGTACTTTTGCAGGCTGTAAGCCTTTGGGCGCAGAAAGACCCTGCCGATTATGTAAACCCTTTCATTGGCACCGATTTTCATGGTCACACCTACCCAGGGGCTACTGTCCCCTTTGGAATGGTACAGCTAAGCCCTGATACACGCTTATCGGGATGGGATGGATGCTCGGGTTACCACTACACCGATAGGGTTATTTACGGATTCTCGCACACACACCTGAGCGGTACCGGTGCATCGGACTATGGTGATATTCTGTTTGCACCAGTTGTTGGTAAATCGCCCATTTTTGAGAGTAAAAAGTACTCATCGCCATTTAACAAAAATAATGAGCAGGCAAAGGCTGGCTACTACTCGGTATTTCTGGACAAGTACAAGGTGAAAGCTGAGCTAACTACAACGGCAAGGGTGGGGTTTCACAAGTACACCTATGCTAAACCCAACGAACCAGCCATGGTCATTGATCTATCCCACCGCGATAAGGTATTGGAGGCATGGTTTAAGGTAGTGGGGAAAAACGAGCTGCGTGGCTATCGCCATTCGTCGCAATGGGCAAAAGACCAAAAAATCTATTTTGTAGCCCGATTCTCGGAGCCTTTTGCCTTGGGCCCCAAGTTTACCGACGATAGTGGGGAAATGAACACCCTTGTTAACGACGATGGCACGGTTGAGGTTCATGGAACCAAGCTAAAGGCATGGGTGCTGTTCCCAAAGCTGAAAAACAAAGTTTTACTGGTAAAGGTGGGCATATCCTTTGTGAGCGAGGAGGGAGCTCTCAAGAATCTTGAGGCTGAGGTTCCCGGCTGGGATTTTGATGGCGTTGTTGAGGCAGCCCGCAAGTGGTGGAACGATGAATTATCAAAAATTCAGGTTGAAGGGGGCACCCCCGAGGAGTTAACCACGTTTTACACAGCCATGTACCATGCCATGGTTGTCCCAAATATCTTTTCCGATGTGGACGGATTGTACCGCACTATGGATGGTAATGTACGTTACGCCAATGGTTTTACACCCTACACCGTGTTTTCCATTTGGGACACCTACCGTGCATGGCATCCGCTAATGACCATTATTGATACCAAGCGCACATCCGACTATATTAATACGTTTCTTTCGCACTACCGTTATGGAGGAAGGCTTCCGGTTTGGGAACTTGCAGCCAACGAAACCGATTGTATGATAGGTTACCACTCTGTTTCGGTAATTGCCGATGCATGGATTAAGGGTATTCGTGGTTTTGATGCCGAGTATGCCTTTCAGGCCATGAAGCACAGCGCAAATCTTAATCACTTTGGATTGCTGTATTACAAGCGTTATGGTTTTATACCGGGCGATATGGAGCACGAATCGGTATCAAAAACCCTTGAGTACGCTTACGACGATTGGTGTATAGCTCAAATGGCAAAAGGTTTAGGGAAGCATGATGATTACAGCACGTTTATTAAGAGAGCTCAATCGTATAAAAACCTATACGACCCCGATACCCGACTAATGCGGCCACGCCTGAACGGAGGTTTTAAGCATAATTTTAACCCTGCCGAGGTTGACCAGCATTTCACTGAGGCCAACAGCTGGCAGTACAGCTTCTATGTGCCACATGATGTTACTGGTTTGATAAGTCTGCATGGGGGTATGGAAAAGTTCGAGGCAAAACTCGATGACCTCTTTAGTGCACCCTCGCAGCTTGCCGGCCGAAATCAGGTTGATATAACAGGGTTAATTGGGCAGTACGCCCATGGTAATGAGCCAAGCCATCATATGGCATACCTTTACAACTATGTGGGTAAACCCTGGAAAACACAACAGCTTGTTAAACGTATTATGGTGGAGATGTATAGCCATAAGCCCGATGGTATTTGCGGTAACGAGGATTGTGGTCAGATGAGCGCATGGTACATCATGAGCGCCATGGGTTTTTACCCGCTCTGCCCCGGTTCAACCCAGAATGCCATTGGCTCACCACTATTCCCAAAAATCGCTATAAACATTGAGAATGGTAAAAAATTCACGGTGATTGCTGAAAATTTAAGCAATCAAAACATCTACATTCAAAGTGCTACGCTAAATGGTAAGCCCATTACAAGGAGTTGGATTGACCACACCGAGATAATGGCTGGTGGCGAACTGGTTTTAACTATGGACAGTATACCAAGCGATACCTGGGGTACTCAGCCAGTTGATTTGCCCAGCACCTCAATTAATGAAAATCCAATAACAATAGCGCCATTTTTAGTTGCAGCATCTGATGTATTTACCGATACCTTAACAGTTGCCATTTCATCGGTTCAGCCCGATGCTCAAATTTTTTACTCTGTTGAACCGCTGGACAAACCCCTGCCTAAAACCAATTGGAAGCAAGGAAATAGGGTAACCCTTACTGAAAGCCAAAAGATTCGCGCCTTTGCTATTTTGCCCAATGGGCAAACAAGTGCCGTTGTTGAAGGTACATACAGAAGGGTGAACAGCATTGCCAATGTTCAGCTGAAATCAAAATACAGTTCACTCTACACGGCTGGAGGCGATTTGGGCTTGGTTGATGGGGTGAGAGGAGCTAAGAACTTTAGGATTGGCGGGTGGCAAGGCTACCAAGGACAAGATTTTGAGGCCGTTGTCGATTTGGGTGAGGTAAAGCCAGTAAAGCAAATTTCTGCGGGTTTTCTTCAGGATGCAAGTCCTTGGATAATGATGCCTCGCGAGGTGAGTTTTTCGGTATCCACCGATGGGCAAAGCTTTGTTGAGGTTGGAACTATTAAAAGCGATATTCCCGAAAACCTGATGGACCCTACCATTAAAGACTTTACAGCTAATGTTGATACTAAAGCCCGATTTGTAAAAGTGTATGCAAAGGCATTTGGTCCTCTTCCTTCGTGGCACGAGAGTGCCGGT